The nucleotide window GTCCTCCTCGAGGGGGCGTGCTGGAGGACGATGAAGTCGGGTCTCGCCGCGGCAATCAGGTCAAAGCCGCCTGGAAATGCCGGATGGAGGAGCGAGCCCTCGCCGTGGGTGACGATTACGTCTGGCCTCTCCCCAACCCAGGCGCGGTAGAAGACGTCCTCTATCGCCCCCGGCACGAAGTCGTCTATTATCGAGTCCGTGACTATAGCGTACCTGAAGCCCTGCATCCAGCCGGTCTGGCCCATCGCTATAAACTCGCTCTTTAAGCCGAGCTCTTTAAACGCCTCGTGGAGCATTATCGCAACGGTTCTCTTTCCTATCGCCGCGTCCGTCCCGAGAACAGCTACCTTTACCGCTTTAACCTCCGCTATCTTCCCCGTGAAGGGAATCCTCGTGTTGTAGAAAATCTTCCTCACGTCGACTATCTCCACGCCGTAGCGCCTCGCGAGGTGCTTGAAGTAGGGGTCGTCGCTCAGGAACTCGTGGAGGCCATTCACAACGCCGAGGCCGTTCTTTATTGCATTCTCAACGATTTTCCGGTAGTTCTCAGGCAGTTTTCCTCCCGGAGTTGCGACGCCGATGATGAGCCACTTCGCGTTCGGGTTTTCGTGGAGCGCCTCCTCCAGAGAGGCGTATATCGGGATTCCGCGCCTTATTCCGTCGAGGACCTCACCTGCGTCCTTTCCCGCGAGCGTTGAATCTATCAACCCCACGATTTTGAACCTCTTTGAATAGCGGACGAGGCCGTGGGCGGTCTTCCCGTCGGTCGTTAGATAACGCCCCTCGGTAAGGATTAGCGCCTCATCCAACCCGGACACCCCCAGTGACAACGAGGACGAACCGTCCGTTTCTCAGGTTAAATTTCCTCACGAACTTCACGAGGCCGGCCAGCACTAAAGCCGACGCGGGAAGGGGTCTTATCCCTGCCACGACGCGCATCAGCTCGGCACACCTCAGGGCGGTGTCGTCGGCGAATCCGAAGACGTAGCCGTTTGACTCGCGGACGGCTTTCAATGCCCCGTCGGCATCGAAGGACCTCTCCGAAACGAGGGGCTCGTTGAGTTCCGTCTCCGCGAAGTCTCCGTTTCCATCGCCGTAGAACCTCCTCAGGATTTCGTTGCCAAAAGCGGTAGTCACGCCGACCATCCTCGGAGCCAGACCGACAGCCTTAAACCCCTCCCAGAGACCCGCCATCGTCGTCCCGTTGCCGAGGGGCACGAAGACCGCGGTGGGGTTCACCCTTGACGCAATCCAGAGGGCCATCTCCGAGTAGGCCCTTATATCAACGGCGCGGTTACTTCCCGGGTTGGCGTCGTAGAAGCCGTTCTCCCTCGCGAAGGCCATGCTGGCCCTGACGGCCTCCTCGTAGGTGCCGGGAACTTCGATGACCTCCGCGCCGAGCGCCCTCATCTCGGGGAGCCTTTCGAGGGTATAGTCTCTGGGAACAAATATCACCGCTTTCAAGCCCGCGAGGGCGGAGTAATAGGCTATTGCCACGCCGTAGTTGCCGCATGTGCCGACCGTTATCCCCGGAAAACCGTGTTTAACGGCCTCACCAACGTGGGCGAGGGCGATCCTGTCCTTGTGGGTCCCGGTTGGGTTGACGCCCTCGTAGTCGACGTAGACCTCCCTAACGCCGAGGAGCTCCTCCAAAACCGTGGCACGGAAGAGTCTGCCGAGGCCGCCGGGCCCCTCACCTGCCTCAGATTCACTCTCTGAAAGACCTTCTTTGGACCTATAAGATCCGGAGCAGGCTGCTTTTATGGCTTCCATGGTTTAATTCCCCCGATATTTGGAATGGGGCATCATCGGGTTGGCTAATGGTATATAAACCTTTCTCCCAGGTATGGCCTTTTTCAGGGCCTAAATATGTTAGGAGCCAGTAAAATTTTTAGAAAGCCGAATAATTGCCATAAAAATGGAAAAGAAAAGTTTTTAACCCGTTGTCTAACCGTAAAGTGCCCCAGAACGGGGCGAGGTGGTGGAAATGTACCCACCCAAGAAGAAGGTTCGGCCCAAGATTGAAGAGGAGGAAGAGGAGTTCGACCCCCTTGAAAGCGTTGAAGAAGCCTATGAGGACTACGATGAATACGATACCGAATGGGACGAGGAGAGCTGGGACACTGAAGATGAAGATGACTGGAACTGGGATGAGGACGAGGACTGAGGGTTAAGTTTTTAAACTCTCTCCTTTTCTTCCGCGGCCATGCCGGTCAGTCAGAAGCGCAAGAGAGCGAACCTCAAGAAGCTTGAGAGAAAGAGCCAGATGAGGCACCGGCCGAATCCGGAGAAGTGGTTTTACTCCTTCGTCCCCTTCAAGGTCTCAACCGGTGGGGCGGCGCCTTTAATTCCCCTCCTCACAATGGAGCTCGGTGGTGGCCCGAGGGAGGTCGGCCTCGTCAACGCTGTCGGAAGTCTGTCCTCGATGCTCGGCGGTCTCTTCTGGGGGAAACTCAGCGACAGGCTTAACAGGCGGAAGGTCTTCCTGATACTCGGTTTCCTCGGGACGGCGCTGTCGACCTTTCTGTTCGCCCTCGCGGGGAGCATTCCATCGGTGGTTTTCGCAAACGCAATCTACACCTTCTTCATAGCCGCGACCGTCCCGATTCCCGTCCTCATAATAACCAAGGTCTTCCGCCTTGAGGACTGGGACTACGCCATAGGGAGGTTCAACGAAATAGGTGGCTGGGCGTGGGTGCTCGGGCTCGTGATTGGTTTTATCCTGTCCCACCTGCTCCCCATCAGGTGGATTTTCGCCGTTCTCGGCCTAATCGGTCTGCTCTCCGTCCCGTGGGGAATGCGGACGATAAGGGAGGTCCCACTTCACCTCGACAGAAAAGTCCTCGGGGTCTACGCGGGCTACGTCGTCGAGAAGTTCCGCTACCTCCCGAACTTTATAACGCACCTCCCGAGGTTCTCCACCTGCGGTTTTGAGAGGCTCTACCTCTCGGCCCTCCTCTTCTGGTTCGGGGCCATGCTCTACTTCACACAGTTTCCCGTCCTGCTTAAGGCAAGGGGCTTCGGGGCCTCGGTGCTCTACCTGATGAGCATAGGGAACTCCTCAATCTCGGCCTACATGTACACCCGCGTGGGGAGGCGCGTTAAGGAGAGGGGTGGTTACGGAACACTCAGATTCGGCCTCCTCCTCAGGGGACTCGCGTTCCTCCTGCTCGCCGTTGCAACGCCCATCAAGGGGCCCCTATTCCCGGTTCTCGCCTTCGTATCCTACTTCCTTGCGGGCTACACATGGGCATTCATCGGCATATCAACGACCGCCGTGATTTCCCGCCTCGCCCCACCCGAAAAGAAGGGGACGCTGATAGGGGCCTACAACCTCGTGAGCTCCCTCGGGGCCATAGCCGGCAACCTGACGAGTGGTTTCGTTGTTTCAATGCTCGGTTTTGCTGGCAACTTCGCCCTCGCGTCCGTCTTCCTCTTCCTCTCGCTCATCCCCATAGCCCGTCCGAAGGCTAAAGCTCGATAACGCTTCCAGTCCTCACCGCCACGAACTTCCCGGGGTACTTTCTCCGCACGTAGGCCTTTGCCTCCTCGCCCGAGCAGTGGGCAGGGGCTATGAACTCCGTCATCCCGGCAAGCCTATCGAGAGTCTTTCTGGACGGATAGTGAAAGCCACCGATTACGAGGTGCGCTTTTTCGTGGCCAGAGACCTCAAGAACGGCCCTCGTCAGCCTGTCCACACCCGGGTGAGAGCAGCCGACTATGACGACGAGACCGGAGTTCGTCTCAACCCCAACTGCCTGCTCGAAGTTTTCGACCGGTCCAGATGTCCAGACGCCCGGAAAGAACTCCCCCGCACCCTCAACGGGAACCACGTTCAGCCCCCAGCCGGGAGCGGACTCGATGGGCGGAGAATAGAGGTCAAGCCCCGGGTTCAGCTCCCCAATCAGCGGAAAGCCGCCGTAGTGGTCGTAGTGCCAGTGGCTGAGAACCGTGAAGTCGAGGTTCGTCAAGGGAACGCCAAGGAGTTCAGCGTTGTGGAGAATTACCTCTCCCCTCGTGTCAGCATCGAAGAGGAAGCGGTTCTTTCCCCCGACGAGGACGCTCCAGCCCCAGTCGTTGATGAACCCCTCCCCGGGAGTGTTGTCGTTTAGGATTACGAGCCTCATGGAGCCACCTCCAAAAACTCCCGCAGGGCACCGAAGCGCATCCAGCTTACGTCTATGAACATGTACCTTAAACGTTGCGAAAGTTAATGACGAGACCGTTAAAAGGACTCCCGCGAACTTAGTCCGGTGGTGGCGATGTTCTGGCTCAAGACAAGAATCATCGAGGGCAAAGGTTCTCTTGAGAAGCTCAGGAAAGAGGCGAGCGGGCACGAGAAGGTCCTTATTCTGGCCAGCAACTCGATGAAAAAGCACGGCTTCCTGAGAGAGGTGGAGGATTACGTTAGGGAAGCGGGAGCGGAGGTTCTGTCCATAGCCGGCCTTCCGGCGGAGCCGAGCGTGGAAACGATAGAGGAGTTCCTGCCGAAGGTGAGGGAGTTCAAGCCAGACCTGTTGATAGCGCTCGGCGGTGGAAGCGTGATAGACACGACGAAAGCGCTGAAGGTCTTCTACGATGCTCCCGAGCTGAAGTTCGAGGAGATAGCCTTCATAGACCGCTTTTCAAGGCCCAAACCCGTCCCTAAGCTGAAGACGAAGCTCATAGCGATTCCCTCGACGAGCGGTGCCGGGAGCGAGGTCTCCGGAGCGAGCGTTCTGAAGAAGGGAGGAATCAAGTACAACATCGTTACGCCCGAGATAGCGCCCGATGTGGCGATACTCGACCCGAGGCTACCGATGACGATGCCAAGGGAGGTAGCGCGGAACTCCGGGTTGGATGTGCTCGTCCACGGAATAGAGGCTTACACAACCAAAGTCGCCAACGACTTCAGCGACGCGATGGCGATTAAGGCAATAAAGACCGTCTTCAGCTACCTTGAGAAGAGCCTCGAGGGTGACGAGGAAGCGCGCGAAAGGATGCACTACGCCTCTACGATGGCCGGGATAGCTTTCCTCAACGCGCGCCTCGGTCTCTGCCACGCGATGAGCCACAAGGCCGCTTGGCTCGGTCCGCACGGACTTCTCAATGCCATATTCCTGCCCTACGTCATGGAGTTCAACGCCGGGAGAAGCGACTACGCGAGGAGGCGCTACGACGAGATAGCGAGGGAACTCGGACTTAAGGACTGGAGGGCGCTGGTTGATGCCGTCAGAGAGCTTAACGAGCGGACGGGCGTTCCGAAGCTGAGCGAGCTGGTTGACGAGGAAACTTTCATGGCGAGGCTCGACGAGATGGCCGAGAAGGCCTACCGCGACGGACTGGTGTTCTTTAACCCGGTTGAACCAAGGCCAGAAGAGATAAGGGAGCTGTATTTGAAGGCCTTCAGAGGAGAGTAAAAGGGGAAGAAAAGCTGGATTTCAGCCAACTTTTACCTCCTTTTCTCCCCCGTTCTCGACCCCGCGAATCTTTCCGCCCTTCATGACCTCGACGATAGCTAAGCTGAGTATCGCCAGGAAGAGGTAGATTCCGGCGGAGGTTCCAAAGAGCACCTCGTAGGCCTTCGTTGTCGGTATCTTTATCTTAACCCAAGATGGGGCACCGGGCGGGTGGAAGAGGGTGTAGTAGGTGCTCATGACGGTTCCCGCTATAGCTGGCCCCCACGTCGAGCCGAAGTTCCTAAACAGGCTGTTGGCACCGGTCGCGACGCCCATGACCCTCTGCGGGACGCTGAAGACGAGGACGTTGATGAAGGAGATGTTCATCAGCGTTATTCCCGCGCCAACGTAGGTTATCATCGCCACGAAGGCCCAGAGGTGGTTCGGCGGGAATTGTGGAGCATACTTGGCCAGAACTGCGAGGCCCGAACTCGCGATGAGAGCGCCCGTTATTGCGAGGGGTTTGGCGCCGATTTTCGGCATCAGCTTACCTGCCAGGGGGGCTATTACGAGCATGACGCCCGCCATTGGGGTCATGAGCAGACCGCTGTCGAGTATGCTCTTGCCGAAGCCGTACGGTGGCTTCATCTGGAAGATGTAGGTGTTCGCCTGGCTCATCATCGAGATTCCAAAGGCCGCGAACATGATTCCGAGGTTCACTATGGCAGGATTGCGGGATGTCACGATGTCGAGGGGAATTATCGGGTTCTCCGCCCGTTTCTCCCAGAGGACGAGCAGGACCGCGCCGACTATCGAGACAGCGAAGAGGACGAGGGTTTCCCTTGCGGTCCAGCCGACGTTCGGGGCGCGCGTTACAGCGACGAGTGCCGGAACGACGGCCCAAACGAGGAGCAGAGCGCCCTGCCAGTCGAGCTTTCCGGGGTTGATGTATCTGCTCTCGCGGAGTATCTTCCACGCGAGGATGAACATCAACACGGCGAATGGGGCGGCGGTATGGTAGGTCCAGCGCCAGCCCCAGTGCTGGGTAACGTAAGCTCCGAGCGGGAGGGCTATGACCATTCCCACACCGAACATCGCGCTTATCATTCCCTGAACCTGGGGCACCATCTCGGGCGGGAACTCCTCACGAACGAGGCTGAAGGCGAGCGGGAATATTGCCATTCCAAAGCCCTGGATTGCCCTGCTAAAGAGCAACCAGCGGAAACTCGGCGCAAAGCCGTTGAGTATGACGCCGAGGGTGTAGAAACCGAGGGCAACGAGAAACATCTTCTTCTTGCCATACATGTCGCCGAGCTTTCCAAAGACCGCGACGCTGACCGTTCCGACGAGGAGGTAGATTGTGAGAACCCAGCTGACGTCGTTGGGGTTTATCGCGAACTCCTTCTGAATCGTTGGCAACGCCGGTGTGAGCATCGCCTCAGTGTACATGACGAGGAGAGGGAGGAGAACCACGACGAGCGCCGCCTTCTTTGCATAGCTGAGGTCATAGGTTTCACCGTTCCTCGTGACGTTCATATCTCTTCACCGATATGTCGAACGATATATCGCTTTATAAAGTTAGCGGTAGGGGTTGAAAGCGAGTAAGGTATATAACCACTATTGAGAAACACCAAACCATGAAAGTCATAAGCGTGAAAGTTCCAGAATGGGTTTCGGAACAGGAAGCCGAGCTCTGGATAGCGGAGGGACTCGGGAAGAAGATATCAAGAAAGATAGTCCTTGAGGCCCTTGCCGAAGGAATACCCCTGGATAAGAAATTCTTTGAGGAAACAAGGGAAGAAGTCTGGGCCGAAGTAAAGCACAAATATATCAAAATGGGATTGATATGAGGGTCGTTGTTGATAGCAACATTCTGTTTTCCATCATAGTATCTGGAAGGAAATCAAAGGCATTCAGGCTTCTCGAAGAGCACGAGCTTACCCTCTTCGCCCCGGAAGAGGTCATCCTTGAGTTCAGACGGCACTCCACTAAACTTAAGAAGTTTGCAAAGGACTTTGAATACCGAACGTTTCTGACCTTTTCACTGGTTCAGATAATCCCGCTTGAGTTTTATTCCAACAAAATCAGAGAGGCTTATCAGATAGCCTCCAAGTTTGATGAAAAAGATACGCCCTTCATAGCCTTGGCCATGAAGCTTGGTATTCCCCTATGGACGGGAGATAAAAAGATTCTGAGCGCGGCTATCTCAACGGGAAGATTTTTGGCCCTCGATTCTACTGCATTAGAGTCTCTGCTGAATGGAAATACGCTGGAAAACGTAATCAACGAAATGAAAACTCGACTTGGTATTTTGAGAACACAGTAAAGTTCAAGAACTGAAGGTTCTCCCTTGAATCATGCACCTCCTCCTCAGGAAGGCCATCAGAGAGCGCTTTGGGAAGCTCAACCGGCTCCAGCAGGACTCGTTCAGGGAGGTTAGCTCCGGGAAGAGCGTTCTAATCATTGCCCCGACCGGTTCCGGAAAAACGGAAGCGGCAGTCCTGCCGGTTTTCAACGAAATCCTTGAGGAAGGATTAAAACCGATTTCGGCGCTCTACATAGCCCCGCTCAAGGCGTTAAACAGGGATTTGCTTGAGAGGCTCGAATGGTGGGGAAGGAAGCTCGGAATAACCGTCGAGGTCAGGCACGGCGATACGTCAGCCTACAGGAAGGCGAAGCAGACGAAGAACCCGCCCCAAATGCTAATCATCACCCCCGAAACCCTCGGCGTGATTCTGACGGTTAAGTCCCTCCGGAAGCACCTGAGCAACGTGAAGTTCGTCATCGTTGACGAGATAGCGGAGCTTGTAGACAATAAGCGCGGTTCTCAGCTCCTCCTGAACCTTGAGAGACTTGCCGAGATTGCTGACTTCCGGCGAATCGGAATGACGGCGACGGTTGGCAACGAGGAAGAAGTGAGGGACTGGCTCAGAGCCGAGGCGATAGTAAAGCCGAACTGGCGGAAAGCCTACCGCTTCCACGTGCTCTATCCAAAGCCGAAGGAGGAAGACAGGGAGCTTGCGGAGAAGCTGAGCGTCTCGCCGGAGATAGCGTCGAGGCTTAGAACGCTGTGGGAAATCGTTGAGAGACACGGAAAGGCTCTGATATTCACCAACACGCGCCAGTTCGCCGAGGTTCTTGCGCACAGGCTGAAGGCCTGGGGGAAGCCTGTCGAGGTTCACCACGGCTCGCTTTCGAAGGAGGCGCGCGTCAGAGCCGAGAAGGCCCTCAAGGAGGGAGAAATCAAGGCCCTAATCTGCACCTCCTCGATGGAGCTCGGCATAGACATAGGTGATGTGGACGTCGTAATACAGTATATGAGTCCGAGGCAGGTGAACAGGCTGGTTCAGCGCGTCGGCAGGGCGAAGCACAGGATTGGAGAGGTCAGCGAGGGCTACGTCATAGCGACGAACGTCGAGGACTACCTCCAGAGCATCATCATAGCGAAGAGAGCTTTGGAGGGGCGCTTCGAGGCGGTCGAGCCGATAGGCGGGCTTGACGTCTTAGCGCATTTCGTCGTTGGGTTGCTCATCGAACACAAACGCCTTCCGCGCGAGAGGCCCTACGAGATAGCGAAACGAGCGTATGTTTACAGAGATTTGAGCTGGAGCGATTACCTCGACGTTCTCCATGTTCTGGAGGACGCTCGCCTTGTCGGCTACGATGAGGAGAGCAACCTCCTCTACCTCAGGAGGGGAGCGTTCCAGTACTACTACGAGAACCTCTCGACGATTCCGGACGAGGTCTCGTGGCGCGTTTTCGACGCCAAAAGCGGGCACGTCATAGGAAGACTTGACGAGAGCTTCGTGATGGACCTCGAGGAGGGCATGGAGTTCGTCATGAACGGGCGGAGCTGGATAGTGCTCAAGATAGACGACGAGGCGAGGCTTTTGAAGGTTCGCGAGAGCAAGAGCCTCGAGAGCGCGATACCGAGCTGGGAGGGCGAGATGATTCCGGTTCCCTTCGGGGTTGCCTTCGACGTCGGCAGGCTGAGGAGGGAGTTAGCCTTCGACTTCAGAAAGGCATTGGGCCTTCTGGAGGGCGTTGAGTTCAGCGAAGATGAGCTTAGAAGGGCCCTCGAGGAAATCAGGGACGAGCCGTTTCCAACGGATAGGGACATCGTAGTTGAGAGCACGCCGAAAGCTTTGGTAATCCACGCGGACTTCGGGAGCAGGGCGAACGAAGCGATAGGGAGGATAGTCCACTCGCTCTTAATCCTCCGCTACGGCCGGGTCTTCTCCGTAAGGAGTCAGGGGCACGCGATAGTCTTCAAGACTCCGTTCCAGCTCAATCCGGAGGAGGTCAAGCGCTACCTCTACCAGGAACCCGAAAGCGTCGAGCTCATTCTGGCGAAGTCGCTGAGGGATTCGCACGCCTACCGCTGGAGAATGCTGAACGTGGCCAAGCGCTTTGGGGCGCTGAGGCGGGACGCGAGGATAAGGAGAATCGAGAGGCTCTTCGAGGGG belongs to Thermococcus sp. AM4 and includes:
- a CDS encoding DUF1611 domain-containing protein, with protein sequence MDEALILTEGRYLTTDGKTAHGLVRYSKRFKIVGLIDSTLAGKDAGEVLDGIRRGIPIYASLEEALHENPNAKWLIIGVATPGGKLPENYRKIVENAIKNGLGVVNGLHEFLSDDPYFKHLARRYGVEIVDVRKIFYNTRIPFTGKIAEVKAVKVAVLGTDAAIGKRTVAIMLHEAFKELGLKSEFIAMGQTGWMQGFRYAIVTDSIIDDFVPGAIEDVFYRAWVGERPDVIVTHGEGSLLHPAFPGGFDLIAAARPDFIVLQHAPSRRTYDDFPEFKIPPLEVYIQLIELLSGKKPVAITINSSGLSDDEALEWARKIEAETGIMTRVPFLQGVGDIARLILRLSRREVTGGEPARAEVL
- a CDS encoding pyridoxal-phosphate dependent enzyme, whose amino-acid sequence is MEAIKAACSGSYRSKEGLSESESEAGEGPGGLGRLFRATVLEELLGVREVYVDYEGVNPTGTHKDRIALAHVGEAVKHGFPGITVGTCGNYGVAIAYYSALAGLKAVIFVPRDYTLERLPEMRALGAEVIEVPGTYEEAVRASMAFARENGFYDANPGSNRAVDIRAYSEMALWIASRVNPTAVFVPLGNGTTMAGLWEGFKAVGLAPRMVGVTTAFGNEILRRFYGDGNGDFAETELNEPLVSERSFDADGALKAVRESNGYVFGFADDTALRCAELMRVVAGIRPLPASALVLAGLVKFVRKFNLRNGRFVLVVTGGVRVG
- a CDS encoding MFS transporter; the encoded protein is MPVSQKRKRANLKKLERKSQMRHRPNPEKWFYSFVPFKVSTGGAAPLIPLLTMELGGGPREVGLVNAVGSLSSMLGGLFWGKLSDRLNRRKVFLILGFLGTALSTFLFALAGSIPSVVFANAIYTFFIAATVPIPVLIITKVFRLEDWDYAIGRFNEIGGWAWVLGLVIGFILSHLLPIRWIFAVLGLIGLLSVPWGMRTIREVPLHLDRKVLGVYAGYVVEKFRYLPNFITHLPRFSTCGFERLYLSALLFWFGAMLYFTQFPVLLKARGFGASVLYLMSIGNSSISAYMYTRVGRRVKERGGYGTLRFGLLLRGLAFLLLAVATPIKGPLFPVLAFVSYFLAGYTWAFIGISTTAVISRLAPPEKKGTLIGAYNLVSSLGAIAGNLTSGFVVSMLGFAGNFALASVFLFLSLIPIARPKAKAR
- a CDS encoding MBL fold metallo-hydrolase, whose product is MRLVILNDNTPGEGFINDWGWSVLVGGKNRFLFDADTRGEVILHNAELLGVPLTNLDFTVLSHWHYDHYGGFPLIGELNPGLDLYSPPIESAPGWGLNVVPVEGAGEFFPGVWTSGPVENFEQAVGVETNSGLVVIVGCSHPGVDRLTRAVLEVSGHEKAHLVIGGFHYPSRKTLDRLAGMTEFIAPAHCSGEEAKAYVRRKYPGKFVAVRTGSVIEL
- a CDS encoding iron-containing alcohol dehydrogenase, producing MFWLKTRIIEGKGSLEKLRKEASGHEKVLILASNSMKKHGFLREVEDYVREAGAEVLSIAGLPAEPSVETIEEFLPKVREFKPDLLIALGGGSVIDTTKALKVFYDAPELKFEEIAFIDRFSRPKPVPKLKTKLIAIPSTSGAGSEVSGASVLKKGGIKYNIVTPEIAPDVAILDPRLPMTMPREVARNSGLDVLVHGIEAYTTKVANDFSDAMAIKAIKTVFSYLEKSLEGDEEARERMHYASTMAGIAFLNARLGLCHAMSHKAAWLGPHGLLNAIFLPYVMEFNAGRSDYARRRYDEIARELGLKDWRALVDAVRELNERTGVPKLSELVDEETFMARLDEMAEKAYRDGLVFFNPVEPRPEEIRELYLKAFRGE
- a CDS encoding MFS transporter, yielding MNVTRNGETYDLSYAKKAALVVVLLPLLVMYTEAMLTPALPTIQKEFAINPNDVSWVLTIYLLVGTVSVAVFGKLGDMYGKKKMFLVALGFYTLGVILNGFAPSFRWLLFSRAIQGFGMAIFPLAFSLVREEFPPEMVPQVQGMISAMFGVGMVIALPLGAYVTQHWGWRWTYHTAAPFAVLMFILAWKILRESRYINPGKLDWQGALLLVWAVVPALVAVTRAPNVGWTARETLVLFAVSIVGAVLLVLWEKRAENPIIPLDIVTSRNPAIVNLGIMFAAFGISMMSQANTYIFQMKPPYGFGKSILDSGLLMTPMAGVMLVIAPLAGKLMPKIGAKPLAITGALIASSGLAVLAKYAPQFPPNHLWAFVAMITYVGAGITLMNISFINVLVFSVPQRVMGVATGANSLFRNFGSTWGPAIAGTVMSTYYTLFHPPGAPSWVKIKIPTTKAYEVLFGTSAGIYLFLAILSLAIVEVMKGGKIRGVENGGEKEVKVG
- a CDS encoding PIN domain-containing protein — translated: MRVVVDSNILFSIIVSGRKSKAFRLLEEHELTLFAPEEVILEFRRHSTKLKKFAKDFEYRTFLTFSLVQIIPLEFYSNKIREAYQIASKFDEKDTPFIALAMKLGIPLWTGDKKILSAAISTGRFLALDSTALESLLNGNTLENVINEMKTRLGILRTQ
- a CDS encoding DEAD/DEAH box helicase, with protein sequence MHLLLRKAIRERFGKLNRLQQDSFREVSSGKSVLIIAPTGSGKTEAAVLPVFNEILEEGLKPISALYIAPLKALNRDLLERLEWWGRKLGITVEVRHGDTSAYRKAKQTKNPPQMLIITPETLGVILTVKSLRKHLSNVKFVIVDEIAELVDNKRGSQLLLNLERLAEIADFRRIGMTATVGNEEEVRDWLRAEAIVKPNWRKAYRFHVLYPKPKEEDRELAEKLSVSPEIASRLRTLWEIVERHGKALIFTNTRQFAEVLAHRLKAWGKPVEVHHGSLSKEARVRAEKALKEGEIKALICTSSMELGIDIGDVDVVIQYMSPRQVNRLVQRVGRAKHRIGEVSEGYVIATNVEDYLQSIIIAKRALEGRFEAVEPIGGLDVLAHFVVGLLIEHKRLPRERPYEIAKRAYVYRDLSWSDYLDVLHVLEDARLVGYDEESNLLYLRRGAFQYYYENLSTIPDEVSWRVFDAKSGHVIGRLDESFVMDLEEGMEFVMNGRSWIVLKIDDEARLLKVRESKSLESAIPSWEGEMIPVPFGVAFDVGRLRRELAFDFRKALGLLEGVEFSEDELRRALEEIRDEPFPTDRDIVVESTPKALVIHADFGSRANEAIGRIVHSLLILRYGRVFSVRSQGHAIVFKTPFQLNPEEVKRYLYQEPESVELILAKSLRDSHAYRWRMLNVAKRFGALRRDARIRRIERLFEGTVIERETLNELYHDKVDVKKAELVMELLKAGSLRVKTVLRKEPSTLARLNMTVSGEFLLSGVLERDELIELFRKRLLEHEVVLVCTNCGWHSKTKVARLQNINLRQCPRCGSKMLAVAHPIDAEEFLSVLEKVRHGKPLERKEERAYRKLLKAADLVDTYGFEAVLALASYGTGPDTAARLLAQYKGDALILALMERERQFIRTRRFWVDRKEKESDKAGNGS